One Pantoea eucalypti genomic region harbors:
- the rnr gene encoding ribonuclease R: protein MSKDPFQDREAEKYENPIPSREFILALLEKREKPASREELAEEMNLQEEEHLEALRRRLRAMERDGQLVFTRRQCYALPERLDLLRGKVIGHRDGYGFLRAEGQKDDLYLSAEQMKFCMHGDVILAQPLGADRKGRREARVVRVQEPRNNQIVGRYFTDAGAGFVVPDDSRLSFDILIPPEETMNARMGSVVVVELVQRPNRRSKAIGKIAEILGDDMGTSLAVDMALRTHEIPHTWPPEVEAQISKLKEEVPEEAKKGRVDLRKLPLVTIDGEDARDFDDAVYCEKKRGGGWRLWVAIADVSYYVRPGTPLDDEAHQRGTSVYFPSQVVPMLPEVLSNGLCSLNPQVDRLCMVCEMTISTKGKLTGFKHYEAVMNSHARLTYNKVWNILQGDKELRQQYAPLVKDLEELNNLYHALEAAREERGGISFETEEAKFIFNAERRIERVERASRNDAHKLIEECMILANIASARFVEKNQEPALFRDHDRPTDESIKSFRTVLNELGLTLPGGNKPQPVDYAALLKQVADRPDAEMLQTMLLRSMKQAVYDPENRGHFGLALSSYAHFTSPIRRYPDLTLHRAIKYLLAKEQGEGKGLVQRAIKYLMPKDKNAKDLTTATGGYHYEMPEMLQLGLHCSLTERRADEATRDVADWLKCDFMQDQVGNVFNGVISSVTGFGFFVRLSDLFIDGLVHVSTLDNDYYRFDPVGQRLIGESGGRTYRLGDTVEVRVEAVHMDERKIDFALISSQRQVRGEGKTARDRAKRDDNAPTKRRRNASKKSNFEPDSAFRGDKGKPAAADSANKSKNVSEKTRKIAAATRAKRARKKAQPD, encoded by the coding sequence ATGTCAAAAGATCCATTTCAGGATAGAGAAGCTGAAAAATACGAAAACCCTATTCCGAGCCGTGAATTTATTCTGGCTCTGCTAGAAAAACGTGAAAAACCGGCCAGCCGTGAAGAGCTGGCTGAAGAGATGAATCTGCAGGAAGAAGAGCACCTTGAGGCGCTGCGTCGCCGCCTTCGCGCTATGGAGCGTGATGGTCAGCTGGTGTTCACCCGCCGTCAGTGTTATGCCCTGCCAGAACGCCTTGATCTCCTGCGCGGTAAAGTCATTGGCCATCGTGATGGCTACGGCTTCCTGCGGGCAGAAGGCCAGAAAGATGACCTTTACCTCTCCGCAGAACAGATGAAATTCTGTATGCACGGTGACGTGATCCTGGCGCAGCCGCTGGGTGCCGATCGCAAAGGCCGCCGCGAAGCGCGTGTGGTTCGCGTGCAGGAACCCCGCAACAATCAGATCGTTGGCCGTTACTTTACCGACGCTGGCGCAGGTTTTGTGGTACCGGACGACAGTCGCCTGAGTTTTGATATTCTCATCCCGCCTGAAGAGACGATGAATGCCCGTATGGGTTCCGTGGTGGTGGTTGAGCTGGTCCAGCGTCCGAACCGTCGCAGCAAGGCGATCGGTAAAATTGCAGAGATTCTGGGCGATGATATGGGCACCAGCCTGGCCGTAGATATGGCGCTGCGTACCCATGAAATTCCGCACACCTGGCCGCCAGAAGTGGAAGCGCAGATCAGTAAGCTGAAAGAAGAAGTGCCGGAAGAGGCCAAAAAAGGCCGCGTCGATCTGCGTAAACTGCCGCTGGTCACCATCGATGGTGAAGATGCCCGTGACTTTGATGATGCTGTCTACTGTGAGAAGAAGCGCGGTGGCGGATGGCGTCTGTGGGTGGCGATTGCCGACGTGAGTTACTACGTCCGTCCTGGCACGCCACTGGATGACGAAGCGCATCAGCGCGGCACCTCAGTTTACTTCCCGTCGCAGGTTGTTCCGATGCTGCCGGAAGTGCTGTCGAATGGCTTATGTTCGCTTAACCCGCAGGTCGATCGTCTCTGTATGGTGTGCGAGATGACCATTTCGACCAAGGGCAAGCTGACAGGCTTTAAGCACTACGAAGCGGTAATGAATTCCCATGCGCGTCTGACCTATAACAAAGTCTGGAACATCCTGCAGGGCGACAAAGAGCTGCGTCAGCAGTATGCACCGCTGGTCAAAGACCTCGAAGAGCTGAATAACCTCTATCATGCGCTGGAAGCTGCCCGTGAAGAGCGTGGCGGCATCTCGTTTGAAACGGAAGAGGCGAAGTTCATCTTCAACGCCGAGCGCCGTATTGAACGTGTTGAGCGTGCATCACGTAATGACGCCCACAAACTGATTGAAGAGTGCATGATCCTGGCGAACATCGCCTCGGCACGCTTCGTTGAGAAAAATCAGGAACCGGCACTGTTCCGCGATCACGATCGCCCGACCGACGAGAGCATCAAGAGCTTCCGTACCGTGCTTAATGAGCTGGGACTGACGCTGCCTGGCGGCAATAAACCGCAGCCGGTTGATTATGCAGCGCTGCTGAAGCAGGTTGCCGATCGTCCTGATGCGGAAATGCTGCAAACCATGCTGCTGCGTTCGATGAAGCAGGCCGTTTACGATCCGGAAAACCGCGGTCACTTTGGTCTGGCACTCTCGTCCTATGCGCACTTTACTTCGCCGATTCGCCGCTACCCGGATCTGACGCTGCACCGCGCTATCAAGTATCTGCTGGCGAAAGAGCAGGGTGAAGGCAAGGGACTGGTTCAACGTGCCATCAAGTACCTGATGCCTAAAGATAAAAATGCCAAAGATCTCACTACGGCAACCGGCGGCTATCACTACGAGATGCCGGAGATGCTGCAGCTGGGTCTGCACTGCTCCCTGACCGAGCGCCGTGCGGATGAAGCGACCCGCGACGTCGCGGACTGGCTCAAGTGTGACTTTATGCAGGATCAGGTTGGCAATGTCTTCAACGGCGTCATCTCCAGCGTCACCGGATTTGGCTTCTTTGTCCGCTTAAGCGATTTGTTCATCGACGGTCTGGTGCACGTTTCAACGCTCGACAACGATTACTACCGTTTTGATCCGGTTGGTCAGCGTCTGATTGGTGAATCGGGCGGTCGCACCTATCGTCTGGGTGACACGGTTGAAGTGCGTGTTGAAGCGGTCCACATGGACGAGCGTAAAATCGACTTTGCTCTGATCTCCAGCCAGCGTCAGGTCCGTGGTGAAGGTAAAACCGCGCGTGACCGGGCAAAACGTGACGATAACGCCCCAACGAAACGCCGTCGCAATGCGAGCAAGAAGTCTAACTTCGAGCCGGATTCTGCGTTCCGGGGTGATAAAGGCAAGCCCGCCGCTGCGGATTCCGCGAATAAAAGTAAAAATGTCTCGGAAAAAACCCGTAAAATCGCCGCCGCCACCCGGGCGAAGCGCGCCAGAAAAAAGGCGCAGCCTGACTGA
- the rlmB gene encoding 23S rRNA (guanosine(2251)-2'-O)-methyltransferase RlmB → MSEIIFGIHAVQALLERDPQRFQEVFILKGRDDRRLQPVVAALEAQGIVIQLAERKWLDSQVEGGVHQGIVARVKPGRQYQEGDLPDLLQSLDKPFLLVLDGVTDPHNLGACLRSADAAGVHAIIVPKDRSAPLNATAKKVASGAAENVPLIRVTNLARTLRLLQEYNIWVVGTAGEADHTVFQSKMTGPMALVMGAEGEGMRRLTREHCDELISIPMAGSVSSLNVSVATGVCLFEAVRQRNA, encoded by the coding sequence ATGAGCGAAATTATTTTTGGTATCCATGCCGTGCAGGCGTTGCTGGAACGTGACCCACAACGTTTCCAGGAAGTCTTTATCCTCAAAGGCCGCGACGATCGTCGCCTGCAACCCGTGGTCGCCGCGCTGGAAGCTCAGGGGATTGTTATTCAGCTGGCCGAGCGCAAGTGGCTCGACAGCCAGGTTGAAGGCGGTGTGCATCAGGGTATCGTAGCCCGGGTGAAACCGGGCCGTCAGTATCAGGAAGGCGATCTGCCGGATCTGCTGCAGAGCCTGGACAAACCGTTCCTGCTGGTGCTGGACGGTGTCACCGATCCCCATAACCTGGGTGCCTGCCTGCGCAGCGCTGATGCTGCCGGTGTTCACGCCATCATCGTGCCAAAAGATCGTTCCGCTCCCCTGAACGCCACCGCCAAAAAAGTGGCCAGTGGCGCGGCAGAGAATGTGCCGTTGATCCGCGTGACCAACCTGGCGCGTACTCTGCGTCTGCTGCAGGAATATAACATCTGGGTCGTTGGCACCGCAGGTGAAGCGGACCATACCGTCTTCCAGAGCAAAATGACCGGCCCGATGGCGCTTGTGATGGGCGCAGAAGGGGAAGGCATGCGTCGTCTGACCCGTGAGCATTGCGATGAGCTGATCAGCATTCCGATGGCGGGCAGCGTTTCTTCGTTGAATGTCTCGGTCGCCACCGGCGTCTGCCTGTTTGAAGCGGTGCGTCAGCGCAACGCCTGA
- a CDS encoding isovaleryl-CoA dehydrogenase, with translation MTWTTHTVFNQPHPLSNSNLFLSDTPLGEALSREGAGWDREWLASVGRQLGSAESLELGRLANAEPPELLRYDARGERMDEVRFHPAWHLLMQGVCASRLHNLSWQPTVREQASVARAARFILHAQVEAGTLCPVTMTHAAIPLLQTYLPAAFEGWLDPLLSDRYDTHAQPGDQKRGLLIGMGMTEKQGGSDLLTSTTHAEPLGARGAGEAYRLTGHKWFFSVPQSDAHLVLAQTPAGLSCFFLPRLLPDGSRNAIQLERLKDKLGNRSNASCEVEFRDATGWLLGEEGEGVRLILKMGGMTRFDCALGSHGQMRRAFSVAVSHAHQRQVMGKNLVEQPLMRQVLAQQALQLEGQTALLMRLARAWSQPAKPHEVTFARLFTPAAKYEICKAGAPFVAESMEVLGGIGYCEASELPRLYRDMPVNSIWEGSGNVMCLDVLRVLARQAEVTAMLSQEFEAVKGSNRHFDTRWRQLRLRLNHVPEEQAREVTRTLLLLAMGAQLLKYAEPPLADAWCQQWLDQRGSRPLEAAITDRLLDRACGR, from the coding sequence ATGACCTGGACAACACACACTGTTTTTAATCAGCCTCATCCTCTGAGCAACAGCAATCTGTTTCTGTCTGATACGCCGCTTGGCGAGGCACTGTCACGCGAAGGTGCCGGATGGGATCGGGAATGGCTGGCATCGGTAGGTCGTCAGCTGGGCAGCGCCGAGTCTCTGGAGCTGGGCCGACTCGCCAATGCTGAGCCGCCTGAACTGCTGCGCTACGACGCCCGTGGCGAACGCATGGATGAAGTTCGTTTCCATCCCGCCTGGCATCTGCTGATGCAGGGTGTCTGCGCCAGTCGCCTGCACAACCTGAGCTGGCAGCCCACGGTTCGTGAACAGGCCAGCGTGGCGCGCGCTGCGCGCTTTATTCTGCATGCGCAGGTTGAGGCGGGCACGCTCTGCCCGGTGACCATGACACACGCGGCCATTCCCCTGCTACAGACTTATCTGCCGGCCGCCTTTGAAGGCTGGCTCGATCCGCTGCTCAGCGATCGCTACGACACCCATGCACAGCCCGGCGACCAGAAGCGGGGTCTGCTAATCGGAATGGGTATGACGGAAAAGCAGGGCGGCAGCGATCTGCTCACCAGCACCACCCACGCTGAACCGCTGGGCGCGCGTGGCGCAGGTGAAGCCTACCGCCTGACGGGCCATAAATGGTTTTTCTCCGTGCCACAGAGTGATGCGCATCTGGTGCTGGCTCAGACGCCTGCCGGATTAAGCTGTTTCTTCCTGCCGCGGCTGTTACCCGATGGGTCACGCAATGCCATCCAGCTGGAGCGGCTAAAAGATAAGCTGGGCAATCGTTCCAATGCCAGCTGTGAAGTGGAGTTTCGCGACGCGACTGGCTGGCTGCTGGGTGAGGAGGGCGAAGGCGTGCGGCTGATCCTGAAGATGGGCGGCATGACGCGTTTCGACTGCGCCCTTGGCAGTCACGGTCAGATGCGCCGCGCTTTCTCGGTAGCCGTCTCGCATGCCCATCAGCGTCAGGTAATGGGGAAAAATCTGGTGGAGCAGCCGCTGATGCGTCAGGTTCTGGCTCAGCAGGCATTGCAGCTGGAGGGGCAAACTGCACTGCTGATGCGGCTGGCGCGCGCCTGGTCACAGCCGGCAAAACCGCATGAAGTCACCTTTGCCCGCCTGTTTACGCCCGCGGCAAAATATGAGATCTGCAAAGCGGGTGCGCCGTTCGTTGCGGAGTCGATGGAGGTGCTGGGAGGGATCGGCTATTGCGAGGCCAGTGAGCTCCCGCGCCTCTATCGTGACATGCCCGTCAATAGCATCTGGGAAGGATCGGGCAACGTGATGTGCCTTGATGTGCTGCGCGTGCTTGCCCGTCAGGCAGAGGTTACCGCGATGCTAAGTCAGGAATTTGAAGCAGTGAAGGGGAGTAACCGCCATTTTGATACGCGCTGGCGTCAGCTGCGTCTGAGGCTTAACCACGTTCCTGAAGAGCAGGCGCGTGAGGTTACCCGCACGCTGCTGCTGCTGGCAATGGGTGCACAGCTACTGAAATATGCCGAACCTCCGCTGGCGGATGCATGGTGCCAGCAGTGGCTCGACCAGCGTGGCTCGCGCCCGCTTGAGGCCGCGATTACCGATCGTTTACTGGACCGTGCCTGCGGCAGGTGA
- the bsmA gene encoding biofilm peroxide resistance protein BsmA — MRSAYLLVFSLLLAGCSAFDTTPKAPPAPTQQAQEISRAQSGGLPKLGNITVNVHGSPDDAQRAVAAQANQAGAAYYQIVMVSETVMPGFWYASAILYGASPAAGTVQ; from the coding sequence ATGCGTTCTGCTTATTTACTGGTGTTCAGCCTGCTGCTGGCAGGCTGTTCGGCGTTTGACACCACGCCAAAAGCCCCGCCTGCGCCGACTCAACAGGCACAGGAGATTTCACGGGCGCAGAGTGGCGGTTTGCCGAAGCTGGGCAATATTACCGTTAACGTACACGGCTCACCGGATGATGCCCAGCGTGCCGTTGCCGCCCAGGCCAATCAGGCCGGAGCCGCTTACTATCAGATCGTGATGGTGAGCGAAACGGTCATGCCGGGCTTCTGGTACGCCAGTGCGATTCTGTACGGCGCATCACCTGCCGCAGGCACGGTCCAGTAA
- a CDS encoding methyl-accepting chemotaxis protein, whose translation MKRLSLSGLSLGVKLSVLTSLSVALLLLVLTLTQSHNASRQLENLAIDDMHNQVQGISEMATMFNATLTEEVAHYTDLFTSFLPKRFSLDESSRVQVGAFSTPVLRAGLKTLNLDQTAVDDFTERTAAVATIFVRDGDDFVRVSTSLKKEDGSRAIGTQLDRTGAAWKRVHQGEVYRGLATLFGHRYITQYQPIKDESGKVVAILFVGVGIDKQYALMREKILARKLGDSGHFFVLNGTPGKTQGAYLFDQHDEGKRPDWDDATLKPLLTEPKGMQQVEINGEMQILAWEQLPDWNWVITGEVNRDNLLAPITHSRNLFLITGLVLVIVFALGFVWYSRRAITRPLQQVIHLAEQYAAGNLQVHMDTLRRDEVGQLIIAINGIGDGLEKIVGQVRGAAQEISDGTDTIAASSHNISEQIGRQASSVEQTSASMEQFGATVEHTAESLRQAMSLVAEASNIVSHGSKTVVRSVNTMSAIKVSSQSIADITHVIESIAFQTNILALNAAVEAARAGEQGRGFAVVAAEVRALAQRSAQAAKEIDGLIATSISNVAEGHQLSEQTRDAMTNIVTHIEQVQALMGEINVAAQEQAAGIGQVNIAMNQISQATHQNSELVAQAENSAQNLSDKGHHLTQLVSVFSLKS comes from the coding sequence ATGAAGCGTCTATCTCTCAGCGGACTGAGTCTCGGAGTTAAGCTGTCTGTACTGACGTCTCTCAGCGTTGCACTGCTGTTGCTGGTACTGACACTGACTCAAAGCCACAACGCCTCGCGCCAGCTGGAAAATCTCGCCATCGATGACATGCACAACCAGGTGCAGGGCATCAGTGAAATGGCCACTATGTTTAATGCCACCCTCACCGAAGAGGTGGCTCACTATACCGATCTGTTTACCAGCTTCCTGCCTAAGCGCTTTAGCCTGGATGAAAGCTCGCGGGTGCAGGTCGGTGCCTTTTCGACGCCAGTGCTGCGTGCCGGGTTGAAAACACTGAATCTCGATCAAACTGCCGTAGACGATTTCACCGAGCGCACCGCCGCCGTGGCGACCATTTTCGTGCGCGATGGCGATGACTTTGTCCGTGTTTCAACCTCGCTGAAAAAAGAGGATGGCAGTCGCGCAATCGGTACGCAGCTTGACCGCACCGGGGCGGCCTGGAAACGTGTTCACCAGGGCGAAGTCTACCGCGGGCTGGCGACGCTGTTCGGCCATCGCTATATCACACAGTATCAGCCGATAAAAGATGAGAGCGGTAAAGTCGTTGCCATTCTGTTCGTCGGTGTGGGTATTGATAAACAGTATGCGCTGATGCGAGAAAAAATCCTGGCGCGTAAGCTGGGTGATAGCGGTCATTTCTTCGTGCTCAACGGCACGCCCGGTAAAACGCAGGGAGCGTATCTGTTCGATCAGCACGACGAAGGAAAACGCCCCGACTGGGATGATGCAACGCTGAAACCGCTGCTGACGGAGCCGAAAGGTATGCAGCAGGTGGAGATCAATGGTGAGATGCAGATTCTGGCCTGGGAGCAATTGCCGGACTGGAACTGGGTGATTACCGGCGAAGTTAACCGCGACAACCTGCTTGCGCCCATTACGCATAGCCGTAACCTGTTCCTGATTACCGGACTGGTTCTGGTAATCGTCTTTGCGCTGGGCTTTGTCTGGTACAGCCGTCGGGCGATTACCCGTCCGCTGCAGCAGGTGATTCATCTGGCGGAGCAGTATGCCGCCGGCAACCTGCAGGTCCATATGGATACGCTTCGTCGCGACGAAGTTGGCCAGCTGATCATTGCAATTAACGGCATTGGCGATGGCCTGGAGAAAATTGTCGGCCAGGTGCGCGGTGCGGCGCAGGAGATCAGCGACGGCACGGACACCATCGCGGCCAGCAGCCATAACATCAGCGAGCAGATCGGGCGTCAGGCCAGCAGCGTCGAGCAGACCTCTGCCAGCATGGAGCAGTTTGGTGCCACGGTTGAACACACCGCCGAAAGCCTGCGTCAGGCGATGTCACTGGTGGCCGAAGCCAGCAATATCGTCAGTCACGGCAGCAAAACCGTGGTGCGCTCTGTCAATACCATGTCAGCCATTAAGGTTTCATCGCAAAGCATTGCGGATATCACGCATGTGATTGAGTCGATCGCCTTCCAGACCAATATCCTGGCGCTGAATGCTGCGGTTGAAGCGGCGCGTGCTGGCGAACAGGGCCGGGGTTTTGCCGTGGTAGCCGCCGAGGTGCGCGCGCTGGCTCAGCGTTCCGCGCAAGCCGCTAAAGAGATCGACGGACTGATTGCGACCTCTATCAGCAACGTGGCAGAGGGCCATCAGCTCTCTGAGCAGACGCGCGATGCAATGACCAACATTGTGACGCACATCGAGCAGGTGCAGGCACTGATGGGCGAGATCAACGTGGCGGCGCAGGAGCAGGCGGCAGGTATCGGTCAGGTTAATATTGCGATGAACCAGATCAGTCAGGCGACGCACCAGAACAGCGAACTGGTGGCACAGGCGGAAAACAGCGCGCAGAACCTGAGTGATAAAGGGCACCACCTGACCCAGCTGGTCAGCGTATTCAGCCTGAAATCCTGA
- the yjfP gene encoding esterase, with amino-acid sequence MIELTTETLAGIECLHATPAGQRHQPLPTVLFYHGFTSSKEVYAYFAVALAQAGFRAVMPDAELHGARYYGDANARLGRFWEILKQNIDELPWLEAALRRDNLIADRRFAVAGASMGGMTALGAMARYPQIQSVACMMGSGYFMQLSESLFPPLVADTPEQKAQFAARMAPLTDYDPCNHLEALANRPLLLWHGEADEVVPWAESVRLERALRDNGLAQHLTSLSEKQIGHKITPSALTALVSFFRQQL; translated from the coding sequence ATGATTGAACTCACTACAGAAACACTGGCCGGTATCGAATGCCTGCACGCCACGCCTGCCGGACAACGGCATCAGCCACTGCCAACCGTGCTGTTTTATCACGGCTTTACCTCATCAAAAGAGGTCTACGCCTATTTCGCCGTGGCGCTGGCACAGGCGGGGTTTCGGGCGGTGATGCCGGATGCGGAGCTGCACGGCGCGCGTTATTACGGTGATGCCAATGCACGCCTGGGCCGCTTCTGGGAGATTCTGAAACAGAACATTGATGAGCTGCCATGGCTGGAGGCTGCGCTGCGTAGAGACAATCTGATCGCTGACAGGCGTTTCGCAGTGGCGGGTGCGTCGATGGGTGGCATGACAGCACTGGGCGCGATGGCGCGTTATCCGCAGATCCAGAGCGTCGCCTGTATGATGGGATCGGGCTATTTTATGCAACTGAGCGAATCGCTGTTTCCACCGCTGGTGGCGGATACGCCGGAGCAGAAAGCGCAGTTTGCGGCCCGCATGGCTCCCCTGACGGACTATGATCCCTGCAACCATCTGGAGGCACTGGCTAACCGTCCGCTACTGCTGTGGCATGGCGAAGCGGATGAGGTTGTGCCCTGGGCGGAGAGTGTCCGGCTGGAGAGGGCGCTGCGTGACAATGGACTGGCGCAGCATCTGACCTCACTGTCGGAAAAACAGATCGGGCATAAGATCACGCCCTCTGCATTAACGGCGCTGGTCAGCTTTTTTAGACAGCAGTTATAA
- the rpsF gene encoding 30S ribosomal protein S6 produces the protein MRHYEIVFMVHPDQSEQVPGMIERYTGAITGAEGTIHRLEDWGRRQLAYPINKLHKAHYVLMNVEAPQEAIDELETNFRFNDAVIRSMVMRVKNAVTEASPMVKAKDERRDRREDFANESADESDAGDSEE, from the coding sequence ATGCGTCATTACGAAATCGTATTTATGGTTCATCCTGACCAGAGCGAACAGGTTCCTGGCATGATCGAGCGTTACACTGGTGCTATCACTGGTGCTGAAGGCACGATTCACCGTCTGGAAGACTGGGGCCGCCGTCAGCTGGCTTACCCGATCAATAAACTGCACAAAGCGCATTACGTTCTGATGAACGTTGAAGCGCCGCAGGAAGCGATCGATGAGCTGGAAACGAACTTCCGCTTCAACGACGCCGTTATCCGTAGCATGGTTATGCGCGTTAAAAACGCGGTAACTGAAGCATCACCGATGGTTAAAGCGAAAGATGAGCGTCGTGATCGTCGCGAAGATTTTGCTAACGAATCCGCTGATGAGTCAGATGCTGGGGATTCTGAAGAGTAA
- the priB gene encoding primosomal replication protein N produces MTVNRLRLSGTVCKTPVRRVSPSGIPHCQFVLEHRSVQEEAGFHRQAWCRMPVIISGSAHQVITQHITVGTQLTLDGFISCHQARNGQSKVVFHAEQIELIDSGD; encoded by the coding sequence GTGACGGTCAATCGACTTCGCCTGTCTGGCACTGTGTGCAAGACACCGGTTCGAAGAGTTAGCCCGTCAGGAATTCCTCACTGTCAGTTTGTGCTTGAGCACCGCTCAGTGCAGGAGGAGGCCGGGTTTCACCGGCAAGCCTGGTGTCGTATGCCTGTTATTATTAGCGGCAGCGCCCATCAGGTGATTACTCAACATATAACGGTCGGCACGCAACTCACACTCGACGGTTTCATTAGTTGCCATCAGGCACGAAATGGCCAGAGCAAAGTGGTGTTCCATGCCGAGCAGATTGAATTGATAGATTCTGGAGACTAG
- the rpsR gene encoding 30S ribosomal protein S18 yields the protein MARYFRRRKFCRFTAEGVVEIDYKDIATLKNYITESGKIVPSRITGTRAKYQRQLARCIKRARYLSLLPYTDRHQ from the coding sequence ATGGCACGTTATTTCCGTCGTCGCAAGTTCTGCCGTTTCACCGCGGAAGGCGTTGTTGAGATCGATTACAAAGACATCGCAACGTTGAAAAACTACATTACCGAAAGCGGTAAAATTGTCCCGAGCCGTATCACCGGTACTCGTGCAAAATACCAGCGTCAGTTGGCTCGCTGCATCAAGCGTGCGCGTTACCTGTCTCTGCTGCCGTACACTGATCGTCATCAGTAA